The nucleotide window CATGAATAATAAACCAGTTTCATTGTATAGAAATGGGAAAGAATCCACGTTTCAAGAAGAGTTAGAAAATGTTTGTTCAGTAATATAACACAGATTAGAGATCAATCTCTCTAGCATTGATATACGCATAACCTTAATGTGTTAGTTTCCTCCTTAGAGTTTCTACAAACGTTTTAGATAAATTTAATATTCTATATTATCAAAGAAATATAAACTTGAATAAATCTAACAATTTTGGACACTTAATTAATCGCTTTTACATCGGATAATAGTTTTGGTTACATTtctaaacatttaaatatgtataattttaacttaattaatattgtcTTAGTTTTATGGAGTATTAGTGGGAGTTGGATTTGTGTGACTGTAAAAAATTTCAGATCATATTGTTggttacaatatttttaataaaatctagcgttaataaatatttaaagtaatttatatatatatttagtaatgaaatttattgaataaaaattactaaagttttactaaaaatTCACTtaagttttctttattttttttataattttatttgtaaactttttattaaaataaaaaatatatacatctaAGATAATGAAAACacagatatatacatataaaatatattctatAACCTCTTAAATCTGAAATGCTTCCCTTAATTAGTAATTGACCAAAAACTTACAGTTAGCTAACTTACTATAGTAATATATCTTTTCTTACTCTAATTCTTCATAACTGAatgatataataaaatgaactgatttatttttaaatatttttgtcagGTAAATGTAACTATAGATTTCCACACTCGGGAATTTGTAAGAAGAATGACGACTGCAAGAACGTGTGCACACAGCCTTCAGAAATCCAATGTTTCTAGCGTGCATTACTACTTTAATTACAATGAATCACATTTGTAGCTAAACCAATTACGATGAATGCTTTTTCAATTAAGACTAAGATAGCATCACATGATTATCTAGTGCAATAGATGTAAAATCACTCCAATGAAGACACAACAAGAAACATTGCTCATGAATCAGAACCAATCAAAGAAATATAAACAtgaataaacttaaaaaaattggatactTAATTAATCGCTTTTTACACCAGTTAATAGTTATAGCTACATtttcaaacatttaaatatCTACAAATCTAACTTGACTAATAGTGTCttgattttatgaagtattaGTGGGAGTTAGATTTGAATGATCGCTATATTTTCAGATCATGTCTTTATTGATTTACTGGTTTgaacatttttaataaaatctactattattggtttgatgattgTTTAATCACATACAAATccaatgttatttaaaatattagattGTAAATGATTCTATTACTACTTCGTATTATTGGGGCTTAAATTTAACTCATAAACAAAACTTTGATAATACTtgaattcaaaaagaaaaaaaacttttataataatttatatattttttatatttttctaaaacagaTTTGGATATTTATACTCAAAATAACCAAAGTATCTGATTTGGTTCAAAATTTTGTATCCAAATTACTcaaaaataaccaaaagtaaCCAACAACACTCATTAGACAcaatttttttgggtatttttatCCAAACTATCATGTTTTATCCAAAATACTAAGAGTACAGAAAGTAACTACTGTAGTTAACTTAAATTTTAACTAGAGCTTGCGGATGATTGTTTATTATTGTTGATATAAAttgtttaatgatatttttaaatatataggttttttgttcatttttatgTTCCTACATATGAGaagcaaacccacccgaactTAAAAGGACCCGACTCAAACCCCACCCAAAAATTTATTACATCCAAGCATagcctaatttcaaaatccaaaaaaaacttGATATCCGGAAGAACCAATATATATACCCGAAATGATACCTAAATATCTATACCTAACTGATTatgtaatcaaataaaaatttatttgttaactgattttaattattgtcacgaatgaaaaaaaatcatttaagtGATGAATTATTATGGTAAAgacaattaataaattagttaaGAAGTGTgaaaaaagttttgttttgtatttctgTAATACATGGTGTTaaattatttggaaaaaaatcaattaataaaGTAGTTACGATGAGTGAAAATAAGGAGAGAAAAATGTGATACGTCTATTGAAAATATAGTTAGTTCTATTttgtatttcagttttaataacaTAGATTTATAGTACTAAAATAATTAGTTCTACCATTGATACATCTGATATCTTTGTCATTACCTTTTTTTGTGCTACTCTTTGTCATTTCCTATCATAAGATTTTATAtcaatctaaaaaaatactGTTTGCATCGTTTTTAACTTTTCCTCTAGAAGGTCAGTTACCAACTAATTGTCACCATAGTTTCTGAATATAATTGCTTTCTCTCCTGATGTTGAGTTCAGGTCAAGAGAAAAAGGTTACAACACAGTTCGAGAAGAGTTTAATACACGTTTGCACATAAATAACTTAGCAGAAATTAGCAGATCATTCTCTATAACGTTAGTGCATGATTTCTTCATTTATCAAAGTTTTTTTGTACTTATCTACTTACCTCCTTAAGTATAATGAAAATTGTATTAGATAAACTATAGATTCTACATATCACAGAGAAATAAATAAGAATAACCATTATCTCTTCTACGAtcccaaaacaaaacaacaacatcCCAAAAAACAAAATGTTATTTCTAAATTCTATCTTGTGCAGCAGTGAACAGTGATCTGAGATCAGACTTTGCCTTCGAGTTTATCGTTATTGACAAGAGGAAGCAACTCCATCTTGTTTCTTGGTGTTCGAGGAGTCCTAGGAGTTCCAGGCGTTTGCTGCGAAAGCATATGCCTTACGTATCCATAGAATGTGCAGCCCACAAGCGTGATCCCACATCCAACAGCATTCATATACGATATCGGGTTACGGAATATCAACCATGACACCAATACAGCCACCGCAACCTGCCAAAAGTACCATGAACCATGCATTCATATACGATAGTGGGTTACGGAGTTAAAGATTTGTTTTGGTTACCTTGAGGTTTCCAGCTACATTGAATGTGACTGCAGTCGTGGAGTGAATGACATAGAAGATTGAGAAGTTGAGACAGAAGGCTAGCACACCAGAACTGAAGATAATGATGAGTGCTGACCAGGGAGACGGGTGTGATTCAAACCAACTCATAATCCCGTTGCCTTCCAGTAGTAGTGCAGGTATCCCGAGGATCATGGTGGCGAAAGGCGCCATGTAGTATACTGTGTTTATGCTAACattaaaagaaagaagagagaacaaTCAATTCATTGCTTAACTTCTCACAAAGCTCATCTGATTGACTCTTTAACCGGAAAGAGAGATACATCAATCACATTTTCAATTAAGACTAAGACTAAGATGGCATCTCATCAAATGAAGACACAACTAGAGACACTGTCATTGATCATAGAAAGAAACACATGAGGAAGAGCACTGACCTGTCAAACTTGTAACCATGAAGAAGAGATTCAGCAAGAATAGTCTTAGTGGAAGTAGCTAAACACCCAAACAGAGCAGCACAGAATCCAAACATGTTAAAGCTAAGCTCTGTAACAGAAGTCAGAAGAATCCCTCCAACAATGGGGACAAGAGACGCCCAAATACGCCACTCAAAGTACTTCCTCCAGACCAGCCACTGTAACACAACTGCTCCAAcacaacaagaaacaaacaatcAGAGACTCTCTTGAGATCCAAGAACAGACAAAAGACAATGATCACATCTCAAACCCCTAACCTGTAGTAGCTGGAGTGAAGGACTTAATCGTCTGCATGAAAGAAACAGGAATGTATCTAAGACTGACATTCCCCAGCACTATGTTGATACAGAAGACGAAAGACATAGGGAAGATCCTCCTCCATCGATCCTCCGCCTCAACGACGATCAAAGGTTTAAGCTTCAAGACTTTGATCACAATGTAAGCTCCAATCGATGAGCATATGAAGTGAACACACGAAACCGATAGTGGGAACTTGAAATCCAGTTTCTGCATTAAAAAAAAGGTGTAAACTTTAGAttcacaagagagagagagatcagatGAATAAAGTGATGATACCTGGAAGATCCATTTGTTCATGATGATGACGGTAACGTTGAAGCCCCACCACTGAAGAATCGCTAGCACCGATCTGAACACGCTTCCCTCCTCCATCTGAATCTCTTTCTCCCGGAAAGTTAAGGACTTTCGGAATCAGATCGCGGAAAGACCAAAACCCACCAAAAGTTTTAAGAGTTTTAGGAGgtggagagagggagagagagagagagagagagagagctaaacagaggagaaggaggaggaggagaggaaACACTAATGAAAATGAAGGTTGGAGAAGGTAACGGTAgcagagaggagagaggagaggaGCTCTGGAGTCTGGTTCCGTGTGATTTGTTTcgaattttcttcttcttctccttctctctccctctttctctctcttacgCCATGAAAACAATGGTTTTGCTCTttccatttatttatttttcagtaTAAGAAATACTTTTTACAATTaaattatttcatttaattcatccgaaaatacaattaaaataagaaaatatcacCTCAAACTTGAATAATacgccaaaaaaaaagaaaattaaaaaaaaaagaaaatagagtaaaattatCACGAAAACTGTATTTCATTTGTAACGTTTTTGGTGTTACATTGAAACGTTATCTTTGTTTTATAGTCACAGTCGAAAAGTAATTGTGTTGTTTCAGCAATTTTATAGATTGTAGTatttgttttgtggtattttgTCACACGTACTTCCGAGGGTATGGGGAGGAGATCACTGCCGTCCGATGAATATACTTGTAACATGACGTTGACTTCCCACTGctacttctattttttttttgtttatattaattgGGTATGGAATATCTTTTTGAGTGATTTGCATAGAAATTCTAGTAAGATGGCAATATTTGCGTCCATGGAAAAACGGAAGACCCAAGGGCAAGGCCCAGTTGTATTGGGTGCGAAAAGACAGCGTTACCCCTATCGCCTCTCCTTTCACGTAAGAAGCTGAAGCGATTTATAATCATTCCATGCATGTAATcattagaaaatatatacatatataacgCTGTTTATATCGGTATAGCCCGATTATGTAAGAGTAGCCTTGTATGACTATCGGTATAGCCCGATTATGAGTTCGTATTGTAATCATAAATAAAGCATTCCCccttttatatttgtgtttgtcTAGCAACAAGTTATTTTATGATTTGTCTTGTTTGTGTCACTAGGACGGATAACTGCATTTCTTATTCTACAACTTAAACGGTTACGTTGCAGTTAATAAGCGTCTTAGATGGCTATATAGACTTTAGCCGGTCATTCAAGTTTAGTTGTTCATTCAAGTTTAACCGGTTTAAATAACGTACATTGTCTCTGATTTGCTACATTATCCGGTTAAAAGTACATGACATAGACTTAGACGGTTGATAAAGCTTTATtaagataaaaattagaacAACTTATATGAAAATAGACTTATACAGTGTTCTTGAATTGTTACATTATCCGGTTAACAGTCCATGGAAAAAATACTTAGACGGTTGCTGAAGCGTGCCAGGTCCTCTAGGCTTAAACGGTTGTTTCTGGTATGTTACTTTATCCGGTTAAAGTTGTCTTGTTTGTGTCACTAGGACGGATAACTGCATTTCTTGTTCTACAACTTAGACGGTTACATTGCAGTTAATAAGCGTCTTAGATGGCTATATAGACTTTAGCCGGTCATTCAAGTTTAGCCGTTCATTCAAGTTTAACCGGTTTAAATAACGTACATTGTCTCTGATTTGCTACATTATCCGGTTAAAAGTACATGACATAGACTTAGACGGTTGCTAAAGCTTTATtaagataaaaattagaataacTTATATGAAAATAGACTTACACAGTGTTCTTGAATTGTTACATTATCCGGTTAACAGTCCATGGAAAAAATACTTAGACGGTTGCTGAAGCGTGCCAGGTCCTCTAGGCTTAAACGGTTGTTTCTGGTATGTTACTTTATCCGGTTACAAGTACATGAGAGTAAACTTAGACGGTTACTAAAGCTTTAATAAGATGAAGAGTGGAAACAACATGAATTGCATCGAGAGATTGCATACGATTAACCGGTTAGATAAACGATTAGCtttaataagataaaaattaggACAACATTCAAAAAGTGGATATACCAAAAAAGGGTAGAAAACAACATTGATTCCATCGAGATATTTAGAAGATTAGCCGGTTAAAACGGAGAGTGTAACGAGATTTAACAAACTCTGATAAGTGTGGATTCGTCGGTGAGGGGTTCATCGCCGAGATTGAACCGATGATTACGCTGGTGAATCTTCATCAGACAGGGGAACGGAAAGGAGATGTCGGGGACTGAGACGGCAACGAGAGGTGTGATACTGACACCATAACGAGGGTCTGAAACTGAAACCGGAACGAGATAGTCGGAAGTTTTATAATACCATATTTCTGATTTTGGAGGAATTTGGATGAAAGAGGTGAGTTGTGTTGTGTTGCGGAGAAAACAAAAGTAGAGGAGAGAGATGTATGTAGTAAATTCGAACTGTATCGATTGTAGTGATAATATTACTCTTGCCTCACGCGTAATGATGAAAAGCTCTCGTAGGTATCGAGCTAATGTGTGTAGGGGTAATAttgtcattaaaaaaaaacacgtcGCCCTTTACTCCAAAAATCCATGGCCGCAAATATGCGGATTATGCTTGTATATACACTGCAATTTCTCTAtcttttttattgattttatatcTTACAAATTCTAGATGCATTTTTGTTTCTAATATCGTTTTCTGTCAGCAAGCTATACGTTATGTGTATACTCTCCCTTTACTCCACTGTTTATTGTTTGTAATTTATCACATTATATACAAGAAACTTATTTTTGGAACTAAATGCCGAAACTACCAAATGATATAATATACTtgtagtatttttttaattcaagttAAAAGTTATCAAAGTTATGGACCAAGCTactcaattttttaaaaaaattataaacagaaTACAGAAGATTCAGGAAAACTACGATATAGCCTTTTAAACCTAGTAGAGTCTTAAGTTTTCTTCATATAATAGACAGCCGAATTGTAAAAGAAAACGGCGATGACATTCATTCATGAATGGAATATCACCGGTCGTTAAAAACAGATTTCATATGTACAGTATCAAAAGCAAAAATGCATGATATATTTGTATAAAAGACAAAGTTGGCTTTTTCAAATTTACCAATTGTTAGTTTGGTAGACGACCTAATTTATAACAACATCTCTTCGATAAACTGATTTTGGACCCGGAGCATACTTAGGCTTCGGGAAGATATTTAATTGGGCCACTAAGCCCATTTACAGCGTTCAGTAGTGTGTAACAGTTAGCCTAAGCATCATCCTGACTAGTTTCATGCTTTTTGAATTTGTGTAATCTAACCAAGACTCCTAATGTTATATGATG belongs to Brassica rapa cultivar Chiifu-401-42 chromosome A07, CAAS_Brap_v3.01, whole genome shotgun sequence and includes:
- the LOC103830561 gene encoding UDP-galactose transporter 1, which produces MEEGSVFRSVLAILQWWGFNVTVIIMNKWIFQKLDFKFPLSVSCVHFICSSIGAYIVIKVLKLKPLIVVEAEDRWRRIFPMSFVFCINIVLGNVSLRYIPVSFMQTIKSFTPATTVVLQWLVWRKYFEWRIWASLVPIVGGILLTSVTELSFNMFGFCAALFGCLATSTKTILAESLLHGYKFDSINTVYYMAPFATMILGIPALLLEGNGIMSWFESHPSPWSALIIIFSSGVLAFCLNFSIFYVIHSTTAVTFNVAGNLKVAVAVLVSWLIFRNPISYMNAVGCGITLVGCTFYGYVRHMLSQQTPGTPRTPRTPRNKMELLPLVNNDKLEGKV